A segment of the Catenuloplanes nepalensis genome:
ACCGGCGCCGGTGCTCCTCCGGGGTGCGCGTGTGCAGCCGGAACGTGTCCGACCAGTAGCGCGCGTAGGACCGCATGCCCTGCTTGACCAGGGCGTCCATCTCCTCCTCGGAGAGGTGGGGCTTGACCCGCCGGAGGTTGGCACGCAGCCGCTCGACGCCCTTGCCGCGCTTCTTCGTCGCGCGATCAGCGCCCGCGTGGAAGAGCCTGATCGCCACGGACTCCGGCAGCCACTGGACGACCTTCCACCCGGCCCGGAAGCCGAACTCCGCCAGGCCGCTCATGCGGCCGGCTCGCGCAACGCGGCCTGGTCCTGCTGGTAGACGTGCCGCATGCGCTGCCAGGCCGTGACGATCGACAGGGCCGCCAGGATCCACAGCACCGCCTGCATGCCCCACATCACGCCGAACGCGGTGGTCAGCGCGCCGATGCCGATGCCGATCAGGCGCTCCGGCCGCTCCACGATGCCGACGTTGCAGGTGAAGCCGAGGCCCTCGGCGCGCGCCTTCACGTACGACACGACCATGCTCGCAACCAGGCAGACCAGGGCCACGGTCGAGGTGATCCAGTCGCCCTCCTTGCCGAACCAGTACACCAGCACGCCGAAGATCGCGGCGTCCGCGATGCGGTCCATGCTGGAGTCGAGGAGCGCGCCGAACCTGCCGTTCGGCCCCTCGCGCAGCCGGGCCATCGTCCCGTCGATCAGGTCCGTGAAGCAGAACAGGGTGACGACGATGCCGCCGATGAGGAAGTGGCCGCGGACGCCGAAGAAGACGGAGCCGAAGACCACGCCGATGGTGCCCGTCACGGTGACCGCGTTGGGCGTGACGCCCAACCGGAGGAGGGCACGACTGACCGGTTCGATGAGATGAGCCATCCCGGCGCGCGCCGAGACCGAGAGGATCTTTGCCATG
Coding sequences within it:
- the pgsA gene encoding phosphatidylinositol phosphate synthase, with product MAKILSVSARAGMAHLIEPVSRALLRLGVTPNAVTVTGTIGVVFGSVFFGVRGHFLIGGIVVTLFCFTDLIDGTMARLREGPNGRFGALLDSSMDRIADAAIFGVLVYWFGKEGDWITSTVALVCLVASMVVSYVKARAEGLGFTCNVGIVERPERLIGIGIGALTTAFGVMWGMQAVLWILAALSIVTAWQRMRHVYQQDQAALREPAA